From one Catellatospora sp. IY07-71 genomic stretch:
- a CDS encoding Clp protease N-terminal domain-containing protein → MPKINVYLPDDLADAVREAGVPVSAVCQRALEQAVRRVTMIRATALSDLDGADLTTRLPHATGRTHTVLRLAAEQARDAGSAVVSTGHLLGAILAEGDNLALRVLGAMEVEPADVARWLAAERDAEAGAGPDGTRRFSVPAAGVLELAATEATGFGHNYLGTEHLLLGLVAEPDGTGGRVLRTGGVELRPARRAVAAALAGFVHLRAKNQGAAAAADPAALAEIVRRELAPLVARVEQLEERVATRG, encoded by the coding sequence ATGCCGAAGATCAACGTCTACCTGCCCGACGACCTGGCCGACGCGGTGCGCGAGGCCGGGGTGCCGGTCTCCGCCGTGTGCCAGCGCGCGCTGGAGCAGGCGGTGCGCCGGGTCACCATGATCCGCGCGACCGCGCTGTCGGATCTGGACGGCGCCGACCTCACCACCCGGCTGCCGCACGCCACCGGCCGCACCCACACCGTGCTGCGCCTGGCCGCCGAGCAGGCCCGCGACGCGGGCTCCGCGGTGGTGAGCACCGGCCACCTGCTCGGCGCGATCCTCGCCGAGGGCGACAACCTGGCCCTGCGGGTGCTCGGCGCGATGGAGGTCGAGCCGGCGGACGTCGCCCGGTGGCTGGCCGCCGAGCGTGACGCCGAGGCGGGCGCCGGGCCGGACGGCACCCGCCGGTTCAGCGTGCCCGCCGCCGGTGTGCTGGAGCTGGCCGCCACCGAGGCGACCGGCTTCGGCCACAACTACCTCGGCACCGAGCACCTGCTGCTGGGCCTGGTCGCCGAGCCGGACGGCACCGGCGGCCGGGTGCTGCGCACGGGCGGCGTCGAGCTGCGCCCGGCCCGCCGTGCCGTGGCCGCCGCGCTCGCCGGGTTCGTGCACCTGCGGGCCAAGAACCAGGGCGCGGCGGCGGCTGCCGACCCGGCGGCGCTGGCCGAGATCGTCCGGCGCGAGCTGGCACCGCTGGTGGCGCGGGTGGAGCAGCTGGAGGAGCGGGTGGCCACGCGTGGCTGA
- a CDS encoding asparaginase, whose translation MADRVLLLATKDTVAHRRRPGRESVATGAELLAAAGPVAAGVTAVDVMSEPGWDLSPTTLLALARRVREAVTSGEYGGIVLTQGVDAMAETAYLIDLVLGEEAARAAVVLTGAVRALDDPDGDGPANLAGALAAAADPAVRGLGAVVCAHGEVHAARWVTLVDASRPDGFGSAPYGPVGRVVDGRVRLLTAPPPRPPAVTGPPEWDVVLLKTYPGINPELLASLVDGGARGVVLEGTGRGNVPASLFAAISELLDADVPVVIASRSHHPAEDGLPPDQAMAERLGAISARGLRPEQARVALMAALGNGDEWGVDAVRDWFARL comes from the coding sequence GTGGCTGACCGGGTGCTGCTGCTGGCGACGAAGGACACCGTCGCCCACCGCCGCCGCCCAGGACGCGAGTCCGTCGCGACCGGGGCCGAGCTGCTCGCCGCGGCCGGCCCGGTCGCCGCCGGGGTGACCGCCGTGGACGTCATGAGCGAGCCGGGCTGGGACCTGTCGCCCACCACCCTGCTCGCCCTGGCGCGCCGGGTGCGCGAGGCGGTCACCTCGGGTGAGTACGGCGGGATCGTGCTCACCCAGGGCGTCGACGCCATGGCCGAGACGGCGTACCTGATCGACCTGGTGCTGGGAGAGGAGGCAGCGCGGGCGGCGGTCGTGCTGACCGGCGCGGTGCGGGCACTGGACGATCCGGACGGCGACGGCCCGGCCAACCTCGCCGGGGCGCTGGCCGCGGCGGCCGATCCGGCGGTGCGCGGGCTAGGCGCGGTGGTCTGCGCGCACGGCGAGGTGCACGCCGCGCGGTGGGTGACGCTGGTGGACGCGTCGCGCCCGGACGGGTTCGGCTCGGCGCCGTACGGGCCGGTCGGCCGGGTGGTGGACGGGCGGGTGCGGCTGCTGACCGCCCCGCCGCCCCGGCCGCCCGCGGTGACCGGCCCGCCGGAGTGGGACGTGGTCCTGCTCAAGACGTATCCCGGGATCAACCCGGAGCTGCTCGCTTCGCTCGTCGACGGTGGTGCGCGCGGCGTGGTGCTGGAGGGGACCGGGCGGGGCAACGTGCCCGCGAGCCTGTTCGCGGCGATCAGCGAGCTGCTGGACGCCGACGTGCCCGTGGTCATCGCCTCGCGCAGCCACCATCCGGCGGAGGACGGGCTGCCGCCGGACCAGGCGATGGCCGAGCGCCTCGGCGCGATCAGCGCCCGCGGGCTGCGCCCGGAGCAGGCCCGGGTGGCGCTGATGGCCGCGCTCGGCAACGGCGACGAGTGGGGAGTGGACGCCGTGCGCGACTGGTTCGCCCGACTCTGA
- a CDS encoding transglycosylase domain-containing protein codes for MVQRLISFFSRYSGLLRAGVLGGVVVALALLPLAVPAGIGAKKGAAIYDNLPTQLKDHQVGQTTYVYANDGKSLITMFYDEHRKFVPLTSVNPNVVNAVLAAEDARFFSHGGVDLQSIARAFVANRQQGEVAQGASTLTMQYVRMALRDSATTAQEAIAATEQTPIRKINEIRLAMKLEGQWTKTQIMEGYLNMAYFGHRAYGIYAAAQIFFSKEPKDLTLVEAATLAGLVKAPSAFDPANQTTPALDRRNYVIRRMAELKFITADQANRATAEPIKLKLSTPPRDCASVPAANRDWGYFCDFFKNWWMQQPAFGPNPVARLDALRTGGYRVVTSLDPKLQAYSMKDLLSRSSVDMRLAYGNVMVEPGTGRVVLMAVNRIYSMDQSKNGPNSDPIKRSFDVKGSYPNTVAPLLGGGDIPGYQAGSTFKMFTMVAALDAGMKLSKSFYAPHRYTSIYVVEPGGPAACGNRWCPSNASGSMTGKHNMYSGFGKSVNTYFVQLEQAVGSDKAVRMAEKMGLTWHTDVDRLHASPKHADKWGAFTLGVADTTPLEMANAYATVAAEGMYCKPNPVLSIKGPDGAEFTTTVDGKQVDAAAPQCTRAFSQDVGRAATDAARCPTGYKASRGSCGDWSTGSRVYALMERPIAGKTGTTDDTRAAWFVGFTPELAAASFIADPDYVKNVAGDGNYNMPLDAVANSLKFALKDKPVRDFNPPPTSILN; via the coding sequence ATGGTGCAGCGGTTAATCAGCTTCTTCAGCCGGTACAGCGGTCTGCTGCGAGCCGGCGTCCTGGGCGGGGTGGTCGTGGCCCTCGCCCTGCTACCGCTGGCCGTTCCGGCGGGCATCGGAGCCAAAAAGGGCGCGGCCATCTACGACAACCTCCCCACCCAGCTGAAAGACCATCAGGTCGGCCAGACGACGTACGTCTACGCCAACGACGGCAAGTCGCTGATCACGATGTTCTACGACGAGCACCGCAAGTTCGTGCCGCTGACCTCGGTCAACCCGAACGTGGTCAACGCGGTGCTGGCCGCGGAGGACGCCCGCTTCTTCAGCCACGGCGGCGTCGACCTGCAGAGCATCGCCCGCGCCTTCGTGGCCAACCGCCAGCAGGGCGAGGTGGCCCAGGGCGCGTCCACGCTCACCATGCAGTACGTGCGCATGGCCCTGCGGGACAGCGCGACGACCGCGCAGGAGGCCATCGCGGCGACCGAGCAGACCCCCATCCGCAAGATCAACGAGATCCGGCTCGCCATGAAGCTGGAGGGTCAGTGGACCAAGACCCAGATCATGGAGGGCTACCTCAACATGGCCTACTTCGGCCATCGCGCGTACGGCATCTACGCCGCCGCCCAGATCTTCTTCTCCAAGGAGCCCAAGGACCTGACCCTGGTCGAGGCGGCGACGCTGGCCGGCCTGGTCAAGGCGCCGTCGGCGTTCGACCCGGCCAACCAGACCACGCCCGCGCTGGACCGGCGCAACTACGTGATCCGGCGGATGGCCGAGCTGAAGTTCATCACCGCGGACCAGGCCAACCGGGCCACCGCCGAGCCGATCAAGCTGAAGCTGTCCACCCCGCCCCGCGACTGCGCGTCGGTGCCCGCCGCCAACCGGGACTGGGGCTACTTCTGCGACTTCTTCAAGAACTGGTGGATGCAGCAGCCCGCGTTCGGCCCCAACCCGGTGGCCCGGCTCGACGCGCTGCGCACCGGCGGGTACCGGGTGGTCACCAGCCTGGACCCGAAGCTGCAGGCGTACTCGATGAAGGACCTGCTCAGCCGCTCCTCGGTGGACATGCGGCTGGCGTACGGCAACGTGATGGTGGAGCCGGGCACCGGCCGGGTCGTGCTGATGGCGGTCAACCGGATCTACTCGATGGACCAGAGCAAGAACGGGCCGAACTCCGACCCGATCAAGCGTTCGTTCGACGTCAAGGGCAGCTACCCGAACACGGTCGCGCCGCTGCTGGGCGGCGGCGACATCCCGGGCTACCAGGCCGGATCGACGTTCAAGATGTTCACCATGGTGGCGGCCCTGGACGCGGGCATGAAGCTGTCCAAGTCGTTCTACGCCCCGCACCGCTACACCTCGATCTACGTGGTGGAGCCCGGCGGGCCCGCCGCCTGCGGCAACCGGTGGTGCCCGTCGAACGCCAGCGGCAGCATGACCGGCAAGCACAACATGTACTCCGGCTTCGGCAAGTCCGTGAACACGTACTTCGTGCAGCTGGAGCAGGCCGTGGGCTCGGACAAGGCGGTGCGCATGGCCGAGAAGATGGGCCTGACCTGGCACACCGACGTGGACCGGCTGCACGCCTCGCCCAAGCACGCCGACAAGTGGGGTGCGTTCACGCTCGGCGTGGCCGACACCACCCCGCTGGAGATGGCCAACGCGTACGCCACCGTGGCCGCCGAGGGCATGTACTGCAAGCCCAACCCGGTCCTGTCGATCAAGGGCCCGGACGGCGCCGAGTTCACCACCACCGTGGACGGCAAACAGGTCGACGCGGCCGCGCCGCAGTGCACCCGGGCGTTCAGCCAGGACGTGGGCCGCGCCGCGACCGACGCCGCGCGCTGCCCGACCGGTTACAAGGCGTCCCGCGGCAGCTGCGGCGACTGGTCCACCGGTTCGCGGGTGTACGCCCTGATGGAGCGTCCGATCGCGGGCAAGACCGGCACCACCGACGACACCCGTGCCGCCTGGTTCGTGGGCTTCACGCCGGAGCTGGCCGCCGCCAGCTTCATCGCCGACCCCGACTACGTGAAGAACGTGGCCGGCGACGGCAACTACAACATGCCACTGGACGCGGTGGCCAACTCGCTGAAGTTCGCCCTCAAGGACAAGCCCGTCCGCGACTTCAACCCCCCACCCACCTCCATCCTCAACTGA
- a CDS encoding serine/threonine-protein kinase translates to MVGAEAARPLRPKDPRELGGYTLLGRLGEGGMGSVYLARDPKDTLVAVKVIRADLAGEPEFRQRFRSEVERAKQVPPFCTAEVLDADPDHESPYLVVEYVDGPSLSSVVAQRGPLTPANLHGLAIGVATALTAIHGAGVIHRDLKPSNVLLAPGTPKVIDFGIARAVEGQPGNTRTDQLIGTVAYMAPERLDTKARKALTPAADVFAWGAVVAFAGTGRTTFAADSMPAVAVRIMTSDPDLDGLSGPLRELVLAALSKDPADRPTARDLLDRLLTSGPDRALSSGELPRQAAAAAEAGSRFAVVDADPTGMQDPAPRPGGPRWAKPVAVGLGVSTLLLGGLTVALLTGALPLPAGFAADPSTSPSPSASASPSPSASPSPSPSPSPSPSPSASPSPSVPATPAPYLTDALSAKKRWDSRDDDPNGATCLFEDKSYVATTLKDWSYLCPGPKDALTDFRFEVDAALLTQGSCAGLFYRMTAYAGYELRVCQTKVTVLRHAEGDPSGGRILRELPLEQELTLDRYQRIGVQGQGAQFRFFLAGKELTEIALTDATFAEGRIVIGVDTVGHDGEAPWRVRFRRAAIWASAV, encoded by the coding sequence ATGGTCGGCGCCGAAGCAGCACGGCCCCTGCGGCCGAAGGATCCGCGTGAGCTGGGTGGCTACACCCTGCTCGGCCGGCTCGGCGAGGGCGGCATGGGCAGTGTGTACCTTGCCCGCGACCCGAAGGACACGCTCGTCGCGGTCAAGGTGATCCGGGCCGACCTGGCCGGCGAGCCCGAGTTCCGGCAGCGCTTCCGCAGCGAGGTGGAGCGCGCCAAGCAGGTGCCGCCGTTCTGCACCGCCGAGGTGCTCGACGCCGACCCCGATCACGAGTCGCCTTACCTGGTGGTCGAGTACGTGGACGGTCCGAGCCTGTCCAGCGTGGTGGCCCAGCGCGGCCCGCTGACCCCGGCCAACCTGCACGGGCTCGCCATCGGCGTGGCGACCGCGCTCACCGCGATCCACGGCGCGGGCGTCATCCACCGCGACCTGAAGCCCAGCAACGTGCTGCTGGCCCCGGGCACCCCGAAGGTGATCGACTTCGGCATCGCGCGGGCGGTCGAGGGACAGCCCGGCAACACCCGCACCGACCAGCTCATCGGCACCGTGGCGTACATGGCGCCGGAGCGGCTGGACACCAAGGCCCGCAAGGCGCTGACCCCGGCCGCGGACGTGTTCGCCTGGGGCGCGGTGGTGGCCTTCGCGGGCACCGGCCGGACCACGTTCGCGGCGGACTCGATGCCCGCCGTCGCAGTGCGCATCATGACCTCCGACCCGGACCTGGACGGCCTGTCCGGGCCGCTGCGCGAACTGGTGCTGGCGGCCCTGTCCAAGGACCCGGCCGACCGGCCCACCGCCCGCGACCTGCTGGACCGCCTGCTCACCAGCGGGCCGGACCGGGCGCTGAGCTCCGGCGAGCTGCCCCGGCAGGCCGCCGCGGCGGCCGAGGCGGGCAGCCGGTTCGCGGTCGTCGACGCCGATCCCACCGGCATGCAGGACCCGGCGCCGCGCCCCGGCGGCCCGCGCTGGGCCAAGCCGGTCGCGGTCGGGCTGGGCGTTTCCACGCTGCTGCTGGGCGGGCTCACGGTGGCCCTGCTGACCGGGGCGCTGCCGCTGCCCGCGGGCTTCGCCGCCGACCCGTCCACCTCGCCCTCGCCGAGCGCGAGCGCGTCGCCCTCGCCGAGCGCGTCGCCCTCGCCGTCCCCGTCGCCGAGCCCGTCCCCCAGCCCGTCGGCTTCGCCGTCACCGAGCGTGCCGGCCACGCCCGCGCCGTACCTGACGGATGCGCTGTCGGCGAAGAAGCGCTGGGACAGCCGCGACGACGACCCCAACGGCGCCACCTGCCTGTTCGAGGACAAGTCCTACGTCGCGACCACCCTGAAGGACTGGTCCTACCTGTGCCCGGGGCCGAAGGACGCGCTCACCGACTTCCGGTTCGAGGTCGACGCGGCCCTGCTGACCCAGGGCAGCTGCGCGGGGCTCTTCTACCGCATGACCGCGTACGCGGGCTACGAGCTGCGCGTGTGCCAGACGAAGGTGACCGTGCTGCGGCACGCGGAGGGCGATCCCTCCGGCGGCCGGATCCTGCGCGAGCTGCCCCTGGAGCAGGAGCTGACGCTGGACAGGTACCAGCGGATCGGTGTGCAGGGGCAGGGTGCGCAGTTCCGGTTCTTCCTCGCGGGCAAGGAGCTGACGGAGATCGCGCTGACCGACGCGACGTTCGCCGAGGGCCGGATCGTCATCGGCGTGGACACCGTGGGGCACGACGGCGAAGCTCCCTGGCGGGTGCGCTTCCGCCGGGCGGCGATCTGGGCGTCCGCGGTCTGA
- a CDS encoding PH domain-containing protein has protein sequence MTTSIVYDRREQLQQIQSGLLPGEQVIAVYDAIGAGTGFIGLTDRRVIIQDKSFVGKKIAITSIPYGKITSVSVVSNKSWAGQFFSTGAIAINVGTHVYEMEFRGDEKTHHVHDLILQRITT, from the coding sequence ATGACGACGAGCATCGTGTACGACCGCAGGGAGCAGCTGCAGCAGATCCAGAGCGGCCTGCTGCCCGGCGAGCAGGTGATCGCCGTGTACGACGCCATCGGCGCGGGCACCGGCTTCATCGGGCTGACCGACCGGCGCGTGATCATCCAGGACAAGTCCTTCGTGGGCAAGAAGATCGCCATCACCAGCATCCCCTACGGCAAGATCACCAGCGTGAGCGTGGTCAGCAACAAGTCCTGGGCGGGGCAGTTCTTCTCGACCGGGGCGATCGCCATCAACGTCGGCACGCACGTGTACGAGATGGAGTTCCGCGGCGACGAGAAGACGCACCACGTCCACGACCTGATCCTGCAGCGGATCACGACCTGA